The genomic stretch GACCGTCGTCATGACCACGCCATACCCGCAGATCTTCGCTCCCGTGCAGCGCGTGGTGCCCGGAATCGTGGGAGACGCGCTGCTCATGACGTACCGCGCGATGTTCCTGCTGCTGGGCAAGTTCGACAGCTTACTGCGTGCCGTGCGCCTGCGCTCCGGTGTGCGTGGCACGCATCCCGTGCAGGCCGCGCGCTCCAGCGTCCGAGCGCTTGGCGGGTTGATGCTCTACTCGTTCGACCTCGCCCAACGCGACTACGACATCATGCGGCTGCGCGGCTACTCCGGTCGCCTGCGCGCGACCCTGCCGAGAAGCCGCAACCGTCGCCGGGATGCAGCGCTACTCGCAGCCGCGCTGCTCATGCTTGCGACCGCCATCGCTTGGCGCTTCGGGACGCCCACGCTGAGCGCGTACAGCTGGCTCTTGCCGATTCCCGCGCTGGCACTTCTTGCCGCCGCCCCCCTCGCCCGACGGAGGATCTAGATGACGCCCATGTCGCCCGCCTCAGCCACCGAAATCGCGCGAGTTTCCTGCGTGCGGCATTCCTACGAGGACGGTACCAGCGTCCACCTGTGCGGCATCGACTTTGTCGCGCTCCGGGGCACGCGCACAGCCCTTCTCGGCGCAAACGGTTCCGGCAAGACGACGCTGCTCTACCACATACTCGGACTCTTCAAGGCGCAGGAGGGCGAAGTGCGTGTCTTCGATGTCGACCCCGCTGACGAGTGGCCCGCGATCCGCCGCAGGATCGGTGTCGTGCTGCAGAACGTCGACGAGCAGCTCCTCATGCCCACCGTCTTCGACGACGTCGCATTCTCGCCCCGCCAGTACGGCCTCGCCGAGAAGGACGTGCTTGAGCGGGTCTCGGCTACGCTCGAACTGCTCGGCATCAGCGAGCTTGCCGAGCGCACGCCGCACGATCTCTCAGGCGGAGAGAAACGCAAGGTCGCACTCGCGGGAGCGCTCGTGATGGAACCGGAGCTGCTGGTGCTCGACGAGCCTTTCGAGGGGCTGGACCCGGCAGCTCGCGAGGCGCTGGTCACTCTCATCGAACGGCTCGCCAAGGATCGCGGTGTCACCGTCATCATGTCGACGCACGATATCGACTCAGTCGCCGAGCTCGCCGACTTCGCCTACATCCTGGCGCCGGGCGGCGAGATCGTGTTGCGCGGCACGCCCGAGCAGGTCTTCGCGCAGGCCGAGTTGATGGCGCGCAGCAACATCAGGCCGCCGGTGCTCGCCGAGCTGTTCGCGCAGATGCG from Coriobacteriia bacterium encodes the following:
- a CDS encoding energy-coupling factor transporter transmembrane protein EcfT, with amino-acid sequence MDIGAIDRSATTGAGWLHGVSPISKLVAFALVLAAIIVSWNVFALCALLLALVACVVSAGVRLRVAFTLAAYPGLFAVIFALASAPDFLTGVVIVMKALSAGLAAVTVVMTTPYPQIFAPVQRVVPGIVGDALLMTYRAMFLLLGKFDSLLRAVRLRSGVRGTHPVQAARSSVRALGGLMLYSFDLAQRDYDIMRLRGYSGRLRATLPRSRNRRRDAALLAAALLMLATAIAWRFGTPTLSAYSWLLPIPALALLAAAPLARRRI
- a CDS encoding ATP-binding cassette domain-containing protein; translated protein: MTPMSPASATEIARVSCVRHSYEDGTSVHLCGIDFVALRGTRTALLGANGSGKTTLLYHILGLFKAQEGEVRVFDVDPADEWPAIRRRIGVVLQNVDEQLLMPTVFDDVAFSPRQYGLAEKDVLERVSATLELLGISELAERTPHDLSGGEKRKVALAGALVMEPELLVLDEPFEGLDPAAREALVTLIERLAKDRGVTVIMSTHDIDSVAELADFAYILAPGGEIVLRGTPEQVFAQAELMARSNIRPPVLAELFAQMRAAAPDTPDARLTVAEAAEALLEWREGA